One genomic window of Cinclus cinclus chromosome 6, bCinCin1.1, whole genome shotgun sequence includes the following:
- the MED19 gene encoding mediator of RNA polymerase II transcription subunit 19, with product MENFSALFGAAEPPPAAAAALGFGPAKAPGTGAAPTPAASAAAPPPGEDAARKAATGPFYLLRELPGTTELTGSTNLITHYNLEHAYNKFCGKKVKEKLSNFLPDLPGMIDLPGSHDSSSLRSLIEKPPICGSSFTPLTGAMLTGFRLHAGPLPEQCRLMHIQPPKKKNKHKHKQSRTQDPVPPETPSDSDHKKKKKKKEEDPERKRKKKEKKKKKNRHSPEHPGVGSSQASSSLR from the exons ATGGAGAACTTCTCGGCGCTGTTCGGCGCGGCCgagccgccgcccgccgccgccgccgcgctcgGATTCGGGCCCGCCAAGGCGCCGGGCACCGGGGCCGCACCGACGCCTGCTGCCTcggccgccgcgccgccgccgggcGAGGACGCGGCCCGCAAGGCCGCCACTGGCCCCTTCTACCTGCTACGGGAGCTGCCAG GCACTACGGAGCTGACGGGCAGCACCAACCTGATCACACACTATAACCTGGAGCACGCCTACAACAAGTTCTGCGGGAAGAAGgtgaaggagaagctcagcaactTCCTCCCAGACCTGCCCGGCATGATCGACCTGCCAGGCTCCCACGACAGCAGCAGCCTGCGCTCACTTATCGAGAAGCCGCCCATCTGTGGCAGCTCCTTCACCCCGCTCACGGGTGCCATGCTGACTGGTTTCCGCCTGCACGCCGGCCCG CTGCCCGAGCAGTGCCGGCTGATGCACATCCAGCCACCTAAGAAGAAGAACAAGCACAAGCACAAACAGAGCCGCACGCAGGACCCTGTCCCGCCAG AAACCCCCTCGGACTCCGAccataagaagaaaaagaagaaaaaagaggaagatcCGGAGcggaagagaaagaagaaagagaagaagaaaaagaag AACCggcacagcccagagcaccCGGGGGTGGGCAGCTcccaggccagcagcagcttACGGTGA